One Drosophila virilis strain 15010-1051.87 chromosome 5, Dvir_AGI_RSII-ME, whole genome shotgun sequence DNA window includes the following coding sequences:
- the LOC6635349 gene encoding uncharacterized protein KIAA2012 isoform X1 → MSRGHYAPSSIYTRRQSTDVFYNDPFKIQSYNFRYADRPVYHVQHYQRPQPPQPKPPTFETYYQNPKFITSYHEAKAAAPATSSFAEHRRRRYLHDFKCISSLPSKVNSVVVSAEPRKPDIVSVPRRQLFSSPPAAVSNIPLLRTCCNRDEYQTMRRGQSFTTIRQSTANSNVARRAGRSASVSSLREPEKNCSTCTFKVEPRRSASNCSGCAINININGLESEAELDKSLRIKIETDACLHNNTDNYKVHKSTARIGSSESFVIDKRLSKFSLPEAQVQTNSMRKCSCEQDLLLAKRLQVQLERKRMEQVCQQELQKEQQRMRLRDQERERLRQLERQRDHDRLMELEAERERQRLRGLEREAQRKREYERIRCYQEQLRQDRQLRLPMRATSLPTSVASPVIMTSHLYRPASTDRLPGMVPCFVHQSAASSSTPTARARAERLQNCTRDLTTLRCLKRQTSPLPERPQYEAPPARTLERRSSGCSNFNASVLGSGSNASLRRLSATRLNERKLLNLHVNGVPVSSSQPIHTRINNMPIRITTSQPVSEDTEFSLNKVRVRNASPAACPVHDRRRSCSSNGYRNEESAAMPYNVNINVYADNLRTMRL, encoded by the exons ATGAGTCGCGGTCACT ATGCTCCCAGTAGCATTTATACACGCCGCCAGTCTACGGATGTCTTCTACAACGATCCGTTCAAAATTCAATCGTACAACTTTCGTTACGCTGATCGACCCGTCTATCACGTTCAGCATTATCAACGACcacagccgccgcagccgaAGCCTCCCACCTTCGAGACCTACTACCAGAATCCAAAGTTCATCACCAGCTATCACGAAGCCAAGGCTGCTGCTCCGGCGACGAGTAGCTTTGCTGAGCACAGACGTCGCAGATATTTGCATGATTTCAAGTGCATATCCTCGTTGCCAAGCAAAGTCAACAGCGTAGTGGTGTCCGCTGAGCCGCGAAAGCCGGATATAGTGTCGGTGCCTCGTCGCCAGCTGTTTAGCAGTCCGCCCGCTGCGGTTTCTAACATCCCATTGTTGCGCACCTGCTGCAATCGAGACGAGTACCAGACGATGCGGCGTGGCCAGAGCTTTACCACAATCAGGCAGAGCACCGCTAACTCAAACGTAGCGCGCAGAGCTGGCAGAAGTGCCTCCGTTAGCTCTTTAAGGGAGCCGGAAAAAAATTGCTCAACGTGCACTTTTAAGGTAGAACCGAGGCGCAGCGCCAGCAATTGCAGCGGTTGTGCGATCAACATTAACATAAATGGACTGGAATCTGAGGCAGAGCTGGACAAGAGTTTGCGAATCAAAATTGAAACGGATGCCTGCCTTCACAACAATACGGACAACTATAAGGTACATAAATCTACGGCGCGCATTGGCAGCTCCGAAAGTTTTGTCATTGACAAGCGTCTGTCCAAGTTTAGTTTACCCGAAGCCCAGGTCCAGACTAATTCGATGCGCAAGTGTAGCTGTGAACAAGATCTTTTGTTAGCCAAACGGCTGCAGGTGCAACTGGAGCGCAAGCGTATGGAACAGGTGTGTCAGCAAGAGCTGCAAAAGGAACAACAGCGTATGCGGCTGCGTGATCAGGAACGCGAGCGCCTGAGGCAGCTGGAAAGACAGCGCGATCACGACAGGCTGATGGAGTTAGAGGCGGAGCGGGAAAGGCAGAGGCTTCGTGGGCTAGAGCGGGAGGCACAGCGCAAAAGAGAGTACGAACGTATACGCTGCTACCAGGAGCAGTTGCGGCAGGACAGACAACTGCGTCTGCCAATGCGTGCCACGTCTCTGCCCACGTCGGTTGCATCCCCTGTAATTATGACATCACATCTATACAGGCCAGCGTCGACTGATCGTCTGCCAGGCATGGTGCCCTGCTTTGTCCATCAGTCGGCAGCTAGTTCCAGCACGCCGACGGCACGAGCACGAGCCGAGCGGTTGCAAAACTGCACTCGGGATCTGACAACGTTGCGTTGCCTTAAGCGGCAAACAAGTCCACTGCCGGAGCGGCCGCAGTATGAGGCACCGCCAGCTAGAACACTGGAACGCCGCAGCTCGGGTTGCTCGAATTTCAATGCCAGTGTGCTCGGGAGTGGCAGCAACGCCAGTCTACGACGTCTGTCCGCTACACGCCTGAATGAGCGTAAATTACTTAATCTTCACGTGAACGGCGTGCCCGTCAGCTCCAGCCAGCCCATACACACGCGCATCAACAACATGCCCATACGCATTACCACATCGCAGCCCGTAAGTGAGGATACGGAGTTCTCATTGAATAAGGTGCGGGTGCGCAATGCCTCGCCGGCCGCATGTCCAGTTCACGACCGGcggcgcagctgcagcagcaatggTTACCGCAATGAGGAGTCGGCTGCCATGCCCTATAATGTCAACATCAATGTCTATGCGGATAATTTGCGCACGATGCGTTTATAA
- the LOC6635349 gene encoding putative uncharacterized protein DDB_G0271982 isoform X2 yields MDWNLRQSWTRVCESKLKRMPAFTTIRTTISLPEAQVQTNSMRKCSCEQDLLLAKRLQVQLERKRMEQVCQQELQKEQQRMRLRDQERERLRQLERQRDHDRLMELEAERERQRLRGLEREAQRKREYERIRCYQEQLRQDRQLRLPMRATSLPTSVASPVIMTSHLYRPASTDRLPGMVPCFVHQSAASSSTPTARARAERLQNCTRDLTTLRCLKRQTSPLPERPQYEAPPARTLERRSSGCSNFNASVLGSGSNASLRRLSATRLNERKLLNLHVNGVPVSSSQPIHTRINNMPIRITTSQPVSEDTEFSLNKVRVRNASPAACPVHDRRRSCSSNGYRNEESAAMPYNVNINVYADNLRTMRL; encoded by the exons ATGGACTGGAATCTGAGGCAGAGCTGGACAAGAGTTTGCGAATCAAAATTGAAACGGATGCCTGCCTTCACAACAATACGGACAACTATAAG TTTACCCGAAGCCCAGGTCCAGACTAATTCGATGCGCAAGTGTAGCTGTGAACAAGATCTTTTGTTAGCCAAACGGCTGCAGGTGCAACTGGAGCGCAAGCGTATGGAACAGGTGTGTCAGCAAGAGCTGCAAAAGGAACAACAGCGTATGCGGCTGCGTGATCAGGAACGCGAGCGCCTGAGGCAGCTGGAAAGACAGCGCGATCACGACAGGCTGATGGAGTTAGAGGCGGAGCGGGAAAGGCAGAGGCTTCGTGGGCTAGAGCGGGAGGCACAGCGCAAAAGAGAGTACGAACGTATACGCTGCTACCAGGAGCAGTTGCGGCAGGACAGACAACTGCGTCTGCCAATGCGTGCCACGTCTCTGCCCACGTCGGTTGCATCCCCTGTAATTATGACATCACATCTATACAGGCCAGCGTCGACTGATCGTCTGCCAGGCATGGTGCCCTGCTTTGTCCATCAGTCGGCAGCTAGTTCCAGCACGCCGACGGCACGAGCACGAGCCGAGCGGTTGCAAAACTGCACTCGGGATCTGACAACGTTGCGTTGCCTTAAGCGGCAAACAAGTCCACTGCCGGAGCGGCCGCAGTATGAGGCACCGCCAGCTAGAACACTGGAACGCCGCAGCTCGGGTTGCTCGAATTTCAATGCCAGTGTGCTCGGGAGTGGCAGCAACGCCAGTCTACGACGTCTGTCCGCTACACGCCTGAATGAGCGTAAATTACTTAATCTTCACGTGAACGGCGTGCCCGTCAGCTCCAGCCAGCCCATACACACGCGCATCAACAACATGCCCATACGCATTACCACATCGCAGCCCGTAAGTGAGGATACGGAGTTCTCATTGAATAAGGTGCGGGTGCGCAATGCCTCGCCGGCCGCATGTCCAGTTCACGACCGGcggcgcagctgcagcagcaatggTTACCGCAATGAGGAGTCGGCTGCCATGCCCTATAATGTCAACATCAATGTCTATGCGGATAATTTGCGCACGATGCGTTTATAA
- the mip120 gene encoding protein lin-54 homolog isoform X2 translates to MDTTASAGVDELGDTTPLPELTLYDLLESPATSKEQNMDVAGHSGTVDKDSEDQYAGKKSASTSSGELLNNPGPKKAPIVRILENKRLTAPMGTALKNMLGGSVRVVTAPTKTTQTMDVKILNKLQTKPLNAFGNAAVKIGSTTIAAPSGSIPPLTTQMPKNIGGVTMTQIKTADGKVLYLHKSLPVSGGSTAKLPVNATSRLVSQSIISKGVTLSGTVPIKSTAPSSSITVRGLTAIGATKTTPATISNPLTTITTSQTSGLVKSPSSTEPASVAGSSKMPIQVVRTAEGKIIKLNQGAPSVLLNSKSTPLAVRAAASTAQAIPTAVLSNSSSRLINKPSTQVIIKGPLKQLPAGSSLKPVNNNTSSSSIATSSGGTSSSTASATTGAAMPSGKMLVQSSTGKQIVVASKNIIKLSPKPSGNATTNSNTNTTPSGLHAIQLSGKSGVQYVRVLPNNNTEPTTSPQKVSLGRPRTSSNSNNNSTVSVSNTSKIVMKTMGGSIVPLPSMQTLMPRRAPGATSNSVHAKTPNNSNSLEATRKHRLSDINLQIKHLTNDSTGDTGGPDAKKARYVIAMPHTSTSSATTSTTTTPASQKHMQKLTGTRPPQVQRVTVQGAKVADQGRKVYNLVTKSDANGVKYMICNKGGEGKPRTVFNTTMRRGYTLAESKLRRPVTLTPQQMRFKQMKLQQQRQIVAQAKLRQQHIQKQQLSNQAKQQQQQQQIVNSKTTQDNKSTVPAKPLFDILKPPPTPAPAAAAAALDALGGSRRKHCNCSKSQCLKLYCDCFANGEFCQDCTCKDCFNNLDYEVKRERAIRSCLERNPSAFKPKITAPNSGDMRLHNKGCNCKRSGCLKNYCECYEAKIPCSAMCKCVGCRNMEDRPDVDMDSMDSLADVKLPSNKMKELNGTYLQDNRSNVYLTDDVIEATIMCMISRIVMHEKQNLPIEDTEREVMEELGESLNQIITFAKEKNDTFHMDDTKTMA, encoded by the exons ATGGATACCACTGCAAGCGCCGGAGTTG ACGAACTAGGGGATACCACGCCATTGCCTGAACTTACCCTATATGATTTGCTGGAGTCGCCAGCAACGTCTAAAGAGCAAAACATGGATGTTGCTGGTCATAGTGGTACTGTCGATAAAGATAGCGAAGACCAGTACGCGGGAAAAAAATCGGCGTCAACCTCATCGGGCGAATTGTTGAATAATCCGGGGCCAAAGAAGGCTCCAATTGTGCGAATACTGGAGAACAAACGGCTGACAGCGCCTATGGGCACAGCCTTAAAAAATATGCTAGGTGGATCTGTTAGGGTAGTAACAGCTCCAACGAAAACGACGCAAACGATGGACGTTAAAATCCTAAATAAGCTGCAGACGAAGCCCTTAAATGCTTTTGGCAACGCGGCCGTTAAAATTGGCAGCACCACAATAGCAGCGCCATCAGGCTCAATCCCACCGCTAACAACTCAGATGCCCAAAAATATAGGCGGTGTCACTATGACGCAAATTAAAACAGCTGACGGCAAAGTGCTCTATCTGCATAAGTCATTGCCCGTATCAGGAGGTAGCACAGCAAAGTTGCCAGTGAATGCCACATCTCGCTTGGTGAGCCAATCTATTATTTCTAAAGGTGTTACTCTAAGTGGCACAGTCCCAATCAAGAGCACTGCGCCGAGCTCGTCAATTACAGTCAGAGGCTTAACGGCCATAGGAGCGACTaaaacaacaccagcaacaataTCAAATCccttaacaacaataacaacttcACAAACATCCGGTTTGGTTAAAAGTCCATCATCAACTGAACCTGCATCTGTGGCAGGGTCTTCTAAGATGCCAATACAAGTGGTGCGCACAGCCGAAggtaaaataataaagctaAATCAAGGAGCTCCCTCTGTGCTTCTTAATTCCAAGTCAACACCGTTGGCTGTAAGAGCTGCAGCTAGTACTGCACAAGCAATACCAACGGCTGTTTTAAGCAACAGTAGCAGTAGGCTAATAAACAAGCCTTCTACGCAAGTGATCATAAAGGGACCGCTGAAGCAGCTACCGGCTGGCTCATCACTTAAGCCTGTCAACAACAatacaagcagcagcagtattGCTACTAGCAGTGgtggcaccagcagcagcacagcatcagcaacaacaggggCAGCAATGCCATCCGGTAAAATGCTGGTTCAAAGCTCTACgggcaaacaaattgttgtggCCAGTAAAAACATTATTAAGCTATCGCCGAAGCCATCCGGTAATGCAACGACCAATTCAAATACGAATACCACGCCCAGCGGTCTGCATGCCATTCAATTATCGGGAAAAAGCGGTGTGCAGTATGTGCGCGTTTTGCCCAACAATAACACTGAGCCGACAACTAGTCCACAGAAGGTATCACTCGGCCGTCCACGcacgagcagcaacagcaacaacaactcaactGTATCTGTCAGTAACACCAGCAAAATCGTAATGAAAACAATGGGCGGTAGCATCGTGCCGCTACCGTCCATGCAAACTTTGATGCCCAGG CGAGCACCTGGCGCGACATCTAACTCAGTACACGCTAAGACcccaaacaacagcaatagtTTGGAGGCCACACGCAAGCATCGCCTTTCCGatataaatttgcaaataaagCATTTGACAAACGATAGCACTGGCGATACCGGAGGACCGGACGCAAAAAAGGCTCGGTATGTTATTGCCATGCCCCACACTTCGACATCATCAGCAACGACgtcaacgacaacaacgccAGCATCCCAAAAACATATGCAGAAGCTGACGGGAACGCGACCACCACAAGTGCAACGTGTTACGGTGCAGGGCGCCAAGGTTGCAGACCAAGGGCGAAAGGTCTACAATCTGGTGACAAAAAGTGACGCCAATGGCGTCAAGTATATGATCTGTAACAAAGGAGGCGAGGGAAAACCACGGACAGTCTTCAACACCACAATGCGACGTGGCTATACGCTCGCCGAATCAAAACTGCGTCGTCCTGTGACGCTTACTCCGCAACAGATGCGCTTCAAGCAAAtgaaactgcagcagcagagacAAATTGTTGCTCAGGCCAAATTGCGACAACAACACATACAGAAACAGCAGCTGTCTAAccaagcaaaacaacaacaacaacaacaacaaatagtaAATTCTAAAACAACGCAAGATAATAAATCAACTGTGCCGGCCAAGCCACTATTTGATATACTAAAGCCGCCGCCAACACCGgctcctgcagcagcagctgcagcacttGATGCACTAGGCGGATCCCGAAGAAAACATTGCAACTGTAGCAAATCTCAATGCTTGAAACTTTACTGTGACTGTTTTGCCAATGGTGAATTTTGTCAGGATTGCACCTGTAAGGATTGCTTCAACAACCTGGATTATGAGGTCAAGCGAGAGCGAGCCATACGAAGCTGCTTGGAGCGGAATCCCAGCGCATTCAA ACCCAAAATTACGGCACCCAATTCCGGAGACATGCGATTACACAACAAgggctgcaattgcaaacggtCTGGTTGTCTAAAAAACTACTGCGAATGCTACGAAGCCAAAATACCCTGCTCTGCCATGTGTAAATGCGTAG GATGTCGTAATATGGAGGATCGTCCCGATGTTGATATGGACTCTATGGACAGCCTGGCTGATGTGAAATTAccatcaaataaaatgaaagaactAAACGGAACATATCTACAGGACAACCGCTCGAATGTCTATCTAACAGACGATGTGATAGAAGCGACTATAATGTGTATGATATCGCGCATTGTTATGcatgaaaagcaaaatttgCCAATAGAGGATACGGAACGTGAGGTAATGGAGGAGTTGGGCGAAAGCTTAAACCAAATTATTACCTTTGCCAAGGAGAAGAACGATACATTTCATATGGACGATACCAAGACGATGGCTTAA
- the mEFTu1 gene encoding elongation factor Tu, mitochondrial, whose amino-acid sequence MSQALAFAVCRTGVTLRCSRRALSTARLLRSVTRPRLATSTAFTKSFQAGNCPPTTTGNLQQYVREYANEKKVFERTKPHCNVGTIGHVDHGKTTLTAAITKVLADKKLAESKKYNEIDNAPEEKARGITINVAHVEYQTESRHYGHTDCPGHADYIKNMITGTAQMDGAILVVAATDGAMPQTREHMLLAKQIGIDHIVVFINKVDAADQEMVDLVEMEIRELLTEMGYDGDKIPVVKGSALCALEDKNPEIGSEAILKLLAEVDSFIPTPVRELDKPFLLPVENVYSIPGRGTVVTGRLERGVVKKGMECEFVGYNKVLKSTVTGVEMFHQILEEAQAGDQLGALVRGVKRDDIKRGMVMCKPGSVKALDQLEAQVYILSKEEGGRTKPFMSFIQLQMFSRTWDCAVQVQIPDKEMVMPGEDTKLILRLIRPMVLEQGQRFTLRDGNLTLGTGVVTNVMPALTETQRSELTEGKKAREKKVAAKK is encoded by the coding sequence ATGTCGCAAGCACTTGCGTTTGCCGTCTGCCGGACCGGAGTTACATTGCGCTGCAGCCGGCGTGCCTTGTCCACGGCGAGATTGCTACGCAGTGTGACACGCCCACGTCTGGCCACCAGTACAGCATTTACTAAGAGTTTCCAGGCTGGCAATTGTCCCCCTACTACTACGGGCAATCTGCAGCAATATGTGCGCGAGTacgcaaatgaaaaaaaagtgttcGAGCGCACTAAGCCCCATTGTAATGTAGGCACCATCGGTCATGTGGATCATGGCAAGACTACACTGACGGCGGCTATAACGAAAGTACTGGCTGATAAGAAACTGGCGGAGAGCAAGAAATACAATGAGATTGACAATGCACCAGAAGAGAAAGCTCGTGGAATTACTATCAATGTGGCGCACGTTGAGTACCAAACAGAGAGCCGTCACTACGGTCACACAGATTGTCCCGGTCATGCTGATTACATTAAGAACATGATAACTGGCACCGCACAAATGGATGGCGCTATTTTGGTAGTGGCAGCTACAGATGGTGCTATGCCTCAGACCCGGGAGCATATGTTGCTAGCCAAACAAATTGGCATTGATCATATTGTGGTGTTTATTAACAAAGTCGATGCCGCCGACCAGGAAATGGTAGATCTTGTCGAAATGGAAATACGTGAACTGCTGACTGAAATGGGCTACGATGGTGATAAAATTCCTGTAGTAAAGGGTTCAGCATTGTGCGCTCTGGAGGACAAGAATCCCGAAATCGGTTCCGAGGCTATACTTAAATTGCTTGCAGAAGTAGATAGTTTTATACCGACACCAGTGCGCGAATTGGACAAACCGTTCCTGTTGCCTGTGGAAAACGTGTATTCTATTCCTGGTCGCGGTACTGTCGTTACGGGTCGTCTAGAGCGCGGTGTGGTCAAGAAGGGAATGGAATGCGAATTTGTGGGTTACAACAAGGTGCTAAAGTCCACGGTCACTGGCGTAGAGATGTTTCATCAGATTCTTGAGGAAGCGCAAGCTGGCGATCAGCTGGGTGCTTTAGTGCGTGGCGTAAAGCGTGATGATATAAAACGTGGAATGGTCATGTGCAAACCCGGCAGCGTCAAAGCACTAGATCAATTGGAAGCGCAAGTTTATATACTGTCCAAGGAGGAGGGTGGTCGCACCAAGCCCTTTATGTCGTTCATTCAGCTACAGATGTTTTCTCGCACTTGGGATTGTGCTGTTCAGGTGCAAATACCGGACAAGGAGATGGTTATGCCTGGCGAGGATACTAAACTTATATTGCGTCTGATACGTCCCATGGTTTTGGAACAAGGTCAGCGTTTTACGCTTCGTGATGGCAATCTAACCTTAGGCACAGGCGTTGTAACCAATGTAATGCCTGCACTGACAGAAACTCAGCGTTCTGAGCTAACGGAGGGTAAAAAGGCGCGTGAGAAAAAAGTCGCTGCCAAAAAGTAA
- the mip120 gene encoding protein lin-54 homolog isoform X1 yields the protein MFANRLSDLSDELGDTTPLPELTLYDLLESPATSKEQNMDVAGHSGTVDKDSEDQYAGKKSASTSSGELLNNPGPKKAPIVRILENKRLTAPMGTALKNMLGGSVRVVTAPTKTTQTMDVKILNKLQTKPLNAFGNAAVKIGSTTIAAPSGSIPPLTTQMPKNIGGVTMTQIKTADGKVLYLHKSLPVSGGSTAKLPVNATSRLVSQSIISKGVTLSGTVPIKSTAPSSSITVRGLTAIGATKTTPATISNPLTTITTSQTSGLVKSPSSTEPASVAGSSKMPIQVVRTAEGKIIKLNQGAPSVLLNSKSTPLAVRAAASTAQAIPTAVLSNSSSRLINKPSTQVIIKGPLKQLPAGSSLKPVNNNTSSSSIATSSGGTSSSTASATTGAAMPSGKMLVQSSTGKQIVVASKNIIKLSPKPSGNATTNSNTNTTPSGLHAIQLSGKSGVQYVRVLPNNNTEPTTSPQKVSLGRPRTSSNSNNNSTVSVSNTSKIVMKTMGGSIVPLPSMQTLMPRRAPGATSNSVHAKTPNNSNSLEATRKHRLSDINLQIKHLTNDSTGDTGGPDAKKARYVIAMPHTSTSSATTSTTTTPASQKHMQKLTGTRPPQVQRVTVQGAKVADQGRKVYNLVTKSDANGVKYMICNKGGEGKPRTVFNTTMRRGYTLAESKLRRPVTLTPQQMRFKQMKLQQQRQIVAQAKLRQQHIQKQQLSNQAKQQQQQQQIVNSKTTQDNKSTVPAKPLFDILKPPPTPAPAAAAAALDALGGSRRKHCNCSKSQCLKLYCDCFANGEFCQDCTCKDCFNNLDYEVKRERAIRSCLERNPSAFKPKITAPNSGDMRLHNKGCNCKRSGCLKNYCECYEAKIPCSAMCKCVGCRNMEDRPDVDMDSMDSLADVKLPSNKMKELNGTYLQDNRSNVYLTDDVIEATIMCMISRIVMHEKQNLPIEDTEREVMEELGESLNQIITFAKEKNDTFHMDDTKTMA from the exons ATGTTTGCTAACCGTTTGTCTGACCTTTCGG ACGAACTAGGGGATACCACGCCATTGCCTGAACTTACCCTATATGATTTGCTGGAGTCGCCAGCAACGTCTAAAGAGCAAAACATGGATGTTGCTGGTCATAGTGGTACTGTCGATAAAGATAGCGAAGACCAGTACGCGGGAAAAAAATCGGCGTCAACCTCATCGGGCGAATTGTTGAATAATCCGGGGCCAAAGAAGGCTCCAATTGTGCGAATACTGGAGAACAAACGGCTGACAGCGCCTATGGGCACAGCCTTAAAAAATATGCTAGGTGGATCTGTTAGGGTAGTAACAGCTCCAACGAAAACGACGCAAACGATGGACGTTAAAATCCTAAATAAGCTGCAGACGAAGCCCTTAAATGCTTTTGGCAACGCGGCCGTTAAAATTGGCAGCACCACAATAGCAGCGCCATCAGGCTCAATCCCACCGCTAACAACTCAGATGCCCAAAAATATAGGCGGTGTCACTATGACGCAAATTAAAACAGCTGACGGCAAAGTGCTCTATCTGCATAAGTCATTGCCCGTATCAGGAGGTAGCACAGCAAAGTTGCCAGTGAATGCCACATCTCGCTTGGTGAGCCAATCTATTATTTCTAAAGGTGTTACTCTAAGTGGCACAGTCCCAATCAAGAGCACTGCGCCGAGCTCGTCAATTACAGTCAGAGGCTTAACGGCCATAGGAGCGACTaaaacaacaccagcaacaataTCAAATCccttaacaacaataacaacttcACAAACATCCGGTTTGGTTAAAAGTCCATCATCAACTGAACCTGCATCTGTGGCAGGGTCTTCTAAGATGCCAATACAAGTGGTGCGCACAGCCGAAggtaaaataataaagctaAATCAAGGAGCTCCCTCTGTGCTTCTTAATTCCAAGTCAACACCGTTGGCTGTAAGAGCTGCAGCTAGTACTGCACAAGCAATACCAACGGCTGTTTTAAGCAACAGTAGCAGTAGGCTAATAAACAAGCCTTCTACGCAAGTGATCATAAAGGGACCGCTGAAGCAGCTACCGGCTGGCTCATCACTTAAGCCTGTCAACAACAatacaagcagcagcagtattGCTACTAGCAGTGgtggcaccagcagcagcacagcatcagcaacaacaggggCAGCAATGCCATCCGGTAAAATGCTGGTTCAAAGCTCTACgggcaaacaaattgttgtggCCAGTAAAAACATTATTAAGCTATCGCCGAAGCCATCCGGTAATGCAACGACCAATTCAAATACGAATACCACGCCCAGCGGTCTGCATGCCATTCAATTATCGGGAAAAAGCGGTGTGCAGTATGTGCGCGTTTTGCCCAACAATAACACTGAGCCGACAACTAGTCCACAGAAGGTATCACTCGGCCGTCCACGcacgagcagcaacagcaacaacaactcaactGTATCTGTCAGTAACACCAGCAAAATCGTAATGAAAACAATGGGCGGTAGCATCGTGCCGCTACCGTCCATGCAAACTTTGATGCCCAGG CGAGCACCTGGCGCGACATCTAACTCAGTACACGCTAAGACcccaaacaacagcaatagtTTGGAGGCCACACGCAAGCATCGCCTTTCCGatataaatttgcaaataaagCATTTGACAAACGATAGCACTGGCGATACCGGAGGACCGGACGCAAAAAAGGCTCGGTATGTTATTGCCATGCCCCACACTTCGACATCATCAGCAACGACgtcaacgacaacaacgccAGCATCCCAAAAACATATGCAGAAGCTGACGGGAACGCGACCACCACAAGTGCAACGTGTTACGGTGCAGGGCGCCAAGGTTGCAGACCAAGGGCGAAAGGTCTACAATCTGGTGACAAAAAGTGACGCCAATGGCGTCAAGTATATGATCTGTAACAAAGGAGGCGAGGGAAAACCACGGACAGTCTTCAACACCACAATGCGACGTGGCTATACGCTCGCCGAATCAAAACTGCGTCGTCCTGTGACGCTTACTCCGCAACAGATGCGCTTCAAGCAAAtgaaactgcagcagcagagacAAATTGTTGCTCAGGCCAAATTGCGACAACAACACATACAGAAACAGCAGCTGTCTAAccaagcaaaacaacaacaacaacaacaacaaatagtaAATTCTAAAACAACGCAAGATAATAAATCAACTGTGCCGGCCAAGCCACTATTTGATATACTAAAGCCGCCGCCAACACCGgctcctgcagcagcagctgcagcacttGATGCACTAGGCGGATCCCGAAGAAAACATTGCAACTGTAGCAAATCTCAATGCTTGAAACTTTACTGTGACTGTTTTGCCAATGGTGAATTTTGTCAGGATTGCACCTGTAAGGATTGCTTCAACAACCTGGATTATGAGGTCAAGCGAGAGCGAGCCATACGAAGCTGCTTGGAGCGGAATCCCAGCGCATTCAA ACCCAAAATTACGGCACCCAATTCCGGAGACATGCGATTACACAACAAgggctgcaattgcaaacggtCTGGTTGTCTAAAAAACTACTGCGAATGCTACGAAGCCAAAATACCCTGCTCTGCCATGTGTAAATGCGTAG GATGTCGTAATATGGAGGATCGTCCCGATGTTGATATGGACTCTATGGACAGCCTGGCTGATGTGAAATTAccatcaaataaaatgaaagaactAAACGGAACATATCTACAGGACAACCGCTCGAATGTCTATCTAACAGACGATGTGATAGAAGCGACTATAATGTGTATGATATCGCGCATTGTTATGcatgaaaagcaaaatttgCCAATAGAGGATACGGAACGTGAGGTAATGGAGGAGTTGGGCGAAAGCTTAAACCAAATTATTACCTTTGCCAAGGAGAAGAACGATACATTTCATATGGACGATACCAAGACGATGGCTTAA